The bacterium genome includes a region encoding these proteins:
- a CDS encoding tetratricopeptide repeat protein codes for MGNLDRAAECVDKALAMDPGRNDILLGLSTAFVMAGNLDRAEALVRRYLEMDPPLPLKAFAWARLGQLEQRQGNLPEGEKLMNAAAAMDPHLWRGFMPPPAEIFTRP; via the coding sequence TTGGGGAATCTCGACCGGGCCGCCGAGTGCGTCGACAAGGCGCTGGCGATGGATCCCGGGCGGAACGACATCCTGCTGGGTCTGAGCACGGCCTTTGTCATGGCCGGGAACCTGGACCGGGCGGAGGCGCTCGTCCGGCGCTACCTCGAGATGGACCCACCCCTTCCCCTGAAGGCGTTCGCTTGGGCGCGGCTCGGACAACTCGAGCAACGCCAGGGGAATCTGCCCGAGGGAGAAAAGCTGATGAACGCGGCGGCGGCCATGGACCCCCATCTCTGGCGCGGGTTCATGCCGCCGCCGG